One Primulina eburnea isolate SZY01 chromosome 4, ASM2296580v1, whole genome shotgun sequence genomic window, ACTATATGCACCATAAGCTTTTTGATTAAGGAATAATCAACGTAAAAAAAATCATCATTAGCTTATGATAGAGtccaaattaaataaaacgcAACTAGATTTAgtgatttatttaataattatcatTATCATTATCATCTTAAATACTTTAAGATTTATGTAGATATTGATAATGACTAAAATCAAATTCTATATTATTGAAATCAAATAAAACCATGATTCCAGATATGATTAAATTCCCAAACAAAATGAAACTCTTTTGGTTCTATAAATTCCACTCTTAGGCAACCTATTCACCACAAAAAAATTTGACAGAAGCTTTGCATGCAATGGCGGCAAAAAGTGTGGTGATTTTCTTTTTGTCGTTGTTTATTCTTCTGTCAGTAAGCCAAGGTAAGGGCCAAAGCCAAGGAGATCAGTGTAAAGCAAGGGATGATTTCCTTGCATTTTGTGGGACTAAGTTCGGATCAAGTTTATTTCCAATTCGAGCCCGTCCCTATTGTTGCCAGAAAGTTCGAGATATTGAAGACCATTGTCTCGTAGGATTGAGCAAAAGAGAACAATTCTTCATCAATGGTGCCACCAAGATTTGCGATAACCCGTGGATCAAAGTTGCTCCGCTGCCTCCACCAGTGTCTCCCCCAAGCGAACCAGCAGCGCAGCCACCTTCTCCATCACAGCCGAATTCGCATAAAATCTGCCAATCGGTGACTCAACTTTTGGACACTTGTGGAGGGTCCGAATTTGATGCTCCTCAAGATGCACGTACTTACTGCTGCTTGCAAGTTAGAAAGATCACGAAGCATTGCTACTTAAACAACTTGGATCCCATGGAACGTAAATTGCTCCTAGTTGCAAAGAATATTTGCGACAATAGTCACGGGCCTTTGCCACCTCCACCTCCGCCTGTCCTACCACCATCGCCAACCCCGTCACCAATCACTCCAACACCCGTACCATCTCCAGATGTTTTAACCCCATCACCAGACGCTCCTACCCCAACCCCATCGCCAGATGTTCCAACCCCGTTACCATCTCCAGATTCTCCAACACCATTACCATCGCCTCATGACTCACTACCGCCATCTCCATCTCCTGACGCCCCAACCCCATCCCCATCGCCATCCCCTGATATTCCAACCCCATCACCATCTCCATCACCATCCCCTGATGTTCCAACACCAAAACCATCACCAACCCCATCTCCATCCCCATTCCCAGATGTTCCAACACCAGTACCATCTCCTGATGTTCTAACCCCATTACCATCACCATCTCCATTTATTCCAACCCCGGCACCATCTCCAGACGTTCCAATCCCAGTACCATCACCAACCCCATCCCCTGATGTTCCTACCCCAGCACCATCGCCTGATGTTCCCACACCAGGACCATCTCCTGATGTTCCTACCCCTTCCCCATCACCATCACCATCCCCATCCCCATCTCCATTTATTCCAACCCCAGCACCATCTCCAGACGTTCCAATCTCAGTACCATCACCAACCCCGTCCCCTGATGTTCCTACCCCAGCACCATCGCCTGATGTTCCAACACCAGGACCATCTCCAGACGTTCCAACACCATCCCCATCACCATCAGCATCACCATCACCATCTCCATCTCCATTTATTCCTACCCCGGAACCATCCCCAGACGTTCCAACCCCAGTACCAACACCATCCCATCGCACCCGCCCCACTACATGTTCGATAGACACAGTGCTATATGATTCATGCAATCCACAGAAACCATATATCTCTAATGCAAGCAATGCttcagaagaagaaaaagagTTTACTCCAAGTACAACCAGTACCGGGATCATGACTGATGAAGCAGGCTGTTGCGTTGGATTCGCCATCTTCACAAATGACTGCAGACCTGCCATTAAAGATTTATCTTATGCGAAGAGAAACATTTACAACAGCCTGGAGGCATCATGCATTTTCGCTCATTAAGGGAGCTGCTTACATGTTTATATTCTCGCTTAGTTCGATTTCCGTTAGCAAGtgtcattttttttctttattattattatttttagatttACTTTTTTTAGGGTTGAGTTCATTATACTTTTGGTCATGACTTGGTAGTGTTCGTTAATTTTGGTTGGCTTATTATATTTTCGATTGAGAATTTTTATATACTTTTGATCTTGACTTGGTAGAGTAATTCGTTAATTTTGGTTGGCTTATTATATTCTCGATTGAGAATTtttatatgcatatatatataaagtattATTTGGTTAGGGTAAGTTTTTGTAACTATATATGATGGGCTTTTACAGTTTTTAATTCTTGGGTATTAAAGTTTTATCAATTTTCTTTAAGTATAAGAGTAGGATTTCGTCAGTTCACACGAGggattcaaaataaaatacgatggattttataaaatattctgCAACGAGCTTAGATTTTGGCAACGGAATTAATGACAGGGaaaccctttttttttttttttagaaaaatgtcGAAACCTATAACATGGGTATTTTGGTATGGCCGCGACAATCTCCCATGTAATTTCAAGAAAGGTAACGAATTCAAGTTAAGGGTGGTGTCTGTTTGGTGATTATATGTCTATGGCAATATATAGATTTGCAGAATACGGTGGGCAAGGAATTTGAGATGGTTCTGTGTTGAGTATTTGTCTCAGGCATTTTCACGCACAATCGACAAGGAAGCAAGTTGGAGATAGAATATCGCATGGAACTACAATTTACTTCAAAAGTTACTGCAGGTGGATAATGGCCAAACCAAAGCCAGCTCCACGGTTCTCAGGGTGGCAAAACACAGCAGCAAGCCCCGGTCGAACCACCGTCAATATCACGCCGGCCGCCGTATGCTCCATAATTCAGTGCATAATCCGTTTTGGTACCGCTTTCATCACGGCTTACTGGGGTTCATTTGTGTGACTGAGAAAATCGAATTCCGGGATTAATATTGAGACATAATGTGATTGTTAGTAATCGGTGGACGATTGATTATATATAGTTTTAACGAGAATCAATATTAACTCTGGGCGCCCTTTGGTGAGCGCTCAGTGGGCGACAGCTGtttcgcgacggttttaaaaatccGTCGCAAATGGCGACGGCTTTTAACAAACCGTCGCGAAACCCACATgtgcagtttattttttttaaaaatttgacgtTTTGCGACGGTTAAAAAATCCGTCGCAAAACGCGACGgattttaaaaaaccgtcgcaaaacgtcaaattttttttataaaaagaaaaGACGGGTCCCACCTTCGCCCAACAGCCCACAAATGCATTAGACAGGtggaaattagaaataatttaCTACGCGACACAAACATGATGTTTTACGTCGACCACAGCGGGTTTTTATACATGTTCCATAAGTCATATGAAAGAGAACGATACAACAATATGGCAGCAGGAAAATTAAAACACCAAGATTTCTTGACAGAGAATGGTTATCAtattgaatttgaaaattctaCAATGCTAATTCTTGAATTAAGCAGAGGATCCTTCTCATGGTGACAGAAACCTCAAAGCTCGATGTTTCATCCACGACAGAGGTTTGATAAAGCACTATAAAATGGTTACCCCATCGCACATATTCAActtgataaaataataacctTTATCAAATCCAGTTGTTAGAACCTGTAAAATTCAAAACAgttatgaataaaaaaaatattgatgattaaCAACATATATTTAGAGATTTAAATTACCATCTATCGATCCAAAATCTTCGTCATCTGAGCTTTCTTCTtcgtttttattattaatagttGACCTGAAGAACGTTGAGTATGCCACCATATATTAATTTTGATGATTAACCAAATATatacaaaaatactaaaaatttaCATTGTTGATAAACACATACCCGTCTTGCAAATTTGGACAGTTACGCTTGTCATGCTGCACACCTCGGCGTCCACACCCACGACATTTTCTTCCCTGTGTGGTTGCCTTCTCCTTTGATGACTTTAATCTCTTCCCACATCCCTTTGTTCTAATTTTTTGAGGATCAACGATATCAACAGCCCTATCTGTGGCTCTTCTACATTGACTTCCACCGCTTACTGTTGTAGTCATATTCAAATCTTTCATTTTGTTGCCAATATAATCAAACTGTGCATTCAAGAAATTTGTTCCCTCAACAGTCAATGATGCAATATCAACTAATGCAGAAGCTTTATAGGATAACCTCAAATGTCTTGACATCAAACATCTTTCTGGAGCTTCAACCACATTTGGCTCATCTGTAGGAAAAAATTCTACATTCTTTGCTGCTTGCGTCCAACGTTTCAGTATATATTTATCAGGCAAATGAAAGACTTGGTTTATACGAAAAAATGCTAACATATGCCTGCATGGAATGCCCTCAAACTGAAATTTCATACAACTGCACAATATATCATCCCCTTGTATGACATGTGTAAGCACTCTTGgtttcgaagaagaagaagctTGAAAATTCATTACCTTGTAAATCCCAAACTCATTTCCCACAGATTCTGTTTGCACGTAATAACCATGACTCTGACTCATTTCTTCTAGAAACTCCAACCATTTCTTTTTCGTGTAAACCGTCACCATCTGAGATTCCATTGGCCATTTGGACTGTAGCTTGGGACGCTCATTCATATCGACATGATCTGCAACTAACTCATTGTGTCTTTGGTGCCGGAGTGCCTTATTGAAACGAATGATAAAATCCATCAATGAGTTCTTGCTAGATATATATCTCTTGAAAAAAGCATGTGAACTTTCGGACCGCTGACTACTTGACATACCCGCAGAAAatacatgattaaaatatgctgGCACCCATTTATGTCGCAAATCAAACATCAACGACAGCCAATCATGTTGTTCCAAGTTAGCATTAGACATAGCAGCTTCCCAGGAACTCTCAAATTCCTCATCTGTGGAGGAATGTAGAATGGCATTCCTTATGCTTTCGTAGTGATCACGGAAAGTCATTGGGTTTAATTTCTCAGAAAATTTGTTCAGTATATGCCACAAACAATATCGATGTGTTGTTCGAGGAAAAACTTGTGATATGGCTTTTGTCAGAGCCGGATCTTGGTCAGTGATAATCAAGTTTGGTGCACCTTGACACATGGCTTCTAGGAATTTATTAAGCAACCAAACAAAAGAATCTGTTTTTTCGTCACTCAACAATCCACAACCAAAAAGAAtggtctgatgatgatgattaactCCTACAAATGGTGCGAAAATCATCCCATATTTGTTGGTGTTGTATGTAGTATCAAACACAACCACGTCACCAAAAGCAGTGTATGCCCTTCTTGACACATGATCAGTCCAAAAACACCTGGTAAATCTGTTGTCCGAGTCAGTCTCATAATCAAAAAAGAACAATGAATTCTTCTCTTTCTCAGATTCGAAGAAATCGACCAATGTTTCTGCATCAATACCCTTATGCTCATCCCTAACACTTTGCTCGTAGTTTCTGATATCTCTTTCTATGAAACCTACATGTTCAGGCCCACCAGACTCTATCTCAAATAATCTCATTTGTTGACAAGTTGGCACATTGGCTTCTGCAAATTGTTGACTCAACATTTTTTTTGATGCAGAAATACCGCGATGCGAGCGTAACAAATGCACCTTCGACGGAGTCGATAATGAATGATTATGACTTTCAACGAAAGTACTGACAACCCAACCCGGACCTGTTTGTTCCTTGACAACTGAAATCTTGGACAAACATCCGGTTCTAGTCTCACCACGGGCTCTTTCTTTTCTTGGTTGATCTTTTTTTGTCTGTTTGCTCCATCGAATATCATCTGTGTGCCCTTCTTTAAAGCATACAAATTTCTTCCATAcaatttcgtttgttttcttacTTTTCTTGCTATTACTCATTCTCGCGCTAAAACCGGATTCTCGGGCATATTGGTTGTAGaatgagaatgcatcctctaaCGAATCAAATCTCATACCAATTTGGGGTTTCTGATCATCACCGACTTGGGGGATGTACGATTGTTCATCTCCACTATATTGATCCATTTCATCTACAGTGGCGCTAGGCAGACGTGGGGTGGTGCTCGAAAATCTTTGCGGGCGGTAAGGTGCTGGCGAGGATTGTCTGGGGATTAACCGAGCACGATTAGCGACGGTAACAATATAATCATATGAGAAACAACATCaagtataaaatatattttaacaaaacatactagaaatgaataaatttataaatactcCAGATACATAAATAGCTAGATCATCAACACCATTTCCTAgtgcaattaattaaatatgcaGACTTACACTTCACAAACATTAAAGAACATGTATGCCAATACACCGGAAACCTTCAAAATCATAAATTGGAAATTTCTTCGGAATATGAAATTTAGAACTACATCGATTTACCTTCTGATGTCGTCGGAATATTTCCCCGCACGAGAGCTCCAGAAGTTCGCTCAATCTTCTTAACGTAAAGATTTGAGCGTAGGTGGGAGAAGGGCTGTTGGGCGAAGGTGGGACACGAAATTTGGGAACGCCCCTCTGTCCCCTCttttctttttataaaaaaaatttgacgtttcgcgacggtttgttaaaatccgtcgccatttgcgacggatttttaaaaccgtcgcaaaacgtcaaatttttaaaaaaaataaactgcacatgtgggctttgcgacggtttgttaaAATCCGTCGCCATTTGCGACGtatttgtaaaaccgtcgcgaaacgtcaaatctttaaaaaaaaataaactgcaGCTGTCGCCCACTGGGCGCTCACCAAAGGGCGCCCAGGGTATCAATTCCCATATTAAATAAGATTAGGTCTTTTGTCATACGGTCTTccgaatctttatatgtaaaACGGGTTAACTTTACCGATATTTACGATAAAATATAATACTTTtagaatgaaaaaatattattttttcattaataacccaaataaaagatctacgATGAATTCCGTAATTTTGACCGGCAGATGACATAAACTGTTGTTTCACAAAATTTAAGCATAACAAAATTCACAAAATATCATGTAAAATATACAATATGcataaatttaagattttaagaTAATCTGCAGTAAAATTTATTAGGTTGGCCCTTCAATCAAAGGCCAAAGCCAAGAGTGACTGTCAAACATGAAAAACCGACGCATGGCACATTAAATTTGGAGCAAACAGCGATAAATGGggcaattaattaattaattaaagaaaaagcGAAAAACCTTTGTTTAACATCAATTGCAATTAAAACCCTTTGTGTtaaaaaaatatgcataaaatCCTTTATAAATGGGTTAAATGTGCttacttttttaaaaacataGAGATTAaatgtgttttattttttaaaattaaagatATATTAgtctatttatatttttaaggagTTTTATGTCTAGACTTTTCAATGGGAACCCCGGTGCAATTAGCCCGAGATAAATGAGTTATTACtaaagaaaatcaaaattttaatttcggGAAATgtcaaagaaaataaattaatatgcaGTGGacgatttgattttgtaattttCTAGCTTGTTTTAAAAGGTAAAGATGAAAATTGTGCGGAGGATTAGCTCAAATTCTCAATCACCATTGAAAAGAATTATCAGATGACGAGAAATTTAAGATTAGACTTAACCATTATATTGAGTTCGAGGAGGAATCAAatagttgatttttttttgtggaATTATTTCCATAATATTTATCTCGTTGGATTTAAATTCGATTTTTGATAAAGATCCTGATAAATTCGGTGAGTATGAATAAATCCCGAATTTTAATTCTAAGAGACTCTGATGGAATCATATTAGTGATTCGATCATACGCATATGTTCCAACCCCAGCACCATCTCCATATGTTCCAACCCCAATACCATCACCGTTCCACCGCACCCGCCCCACGACATGTTCGATAGACACTGTGCTGTACGATTCATGCAATCTAAAAATTGCAATAAAACCATCTGTTTCTGATGCAAGCAATGCTTCAGGAGCAGAAAAAGAGTTCTGCATGCCTAATACTAAAGGGAAGGTAGCATGTCTTTCCCCTTATCAAGGGATTTCACGTATTTATATCTTTGATCGATATGTTGTCATTTTGTGGGGAATttttatactttttttttttcgtttGTTTTATAATTAAGAATAGATTTTTATGGTTGAGGCAGTTGAATTTTTGTCATGATTTGATAAGGGATCGTGAGTTGTGgttgatttattatatttttcgtTGAGACCTAGAGATTAGTTGGTTTTGATATGTTTGCCAAtctttattgaatttttatttgattaGCAAAGGCTTTTACACCATAATTATAATGGGTTTTTCTTAGGTACTCTTATTTACAGTTTCTCGATTTTTCCACCTTTAACAAATGAATTTCATCCATTTACAAGAGGAATATCGACTTTGAACTAACTAGTTGAGATTATGACAATACCCAGCAATGCAGTCTCATAGCTTGAGATTTTGGCATAAGAAATACACAAAACAATGTTTTTGGTACTTATCGCAAAAGACCTGCCATTTGCAGGTATCACGGTCTTTTCCAAGCACAACCGGAAAAAATTAATCACCAGAATAAGAGCAAGAAAGCCTTGTATATTCAAACCTCATCTAGTATGAACCTTGATCATTTTTCCATGACTTTCAGATATAATTACAGAACAAGATTAATCTTCCATACAGTGCCATTACATCAACAAAGTTCTGCTCAAAATTCTTGTTAATGATTTTCAATTGGCAGAAACAAGATATATATCTCAGCTGTTCTACATAAAATGTAATATACTATAATTCAGAAATCGTATGCATATCCTAACAACCTTGGCGACTCAGAAGaggattaaaaaatttcttgtcAAGCTTGTCAAACATCTGCATCCATGAAACACAGAAATTTTCAGTCAGTCGTAGACATATTAGCATAATGGTTCAATAAGTACATAGCTTAGCAAGAACAGACAGGGAGTAAGAAACCATAAGAATATATAATATGTTATCTCAAAGAACTGTTATCTTGAATCACTTAATTTGGTGATTGAGGTTGCAAGTGTGTGAAGATTTGGTTCCATAGATATAGGTGCAGGCTTCTGATGATCGTTTAttgattcttaaaaagaatcaATCATTTTCGTCTACTTTAACTTTGGTTAGATTTTTCCAAAATTCAAACTTTCCAAATAAACCGATTAGATCGAATTGGAAAGGAGGAATTCTTCTTTCTTCGCTTGTTCCAGTGTTATTAGTTCAAACTAAATTATACTTTTTTATTCTATCATGTTGTTTAACAgacagaaatttcagaaatctaAAAGGCATATGCTGAGTTCGAACTAGGATTTAGAGATTAACAGCAATGCATTAATGCCAGGGTTATTCAACCTGGCCCTCGAATGAAGTTTTCTGAAGCTACTCAGAGAAATTggtaaaaaggaaaattttgGTGCTTGCCTGAAATAGACTATAAAATTACAACCGGCTTTCATCAAACCAGCCAAATACAAAAGTCCTTCAACGTCCCACACAATCCCAGTTTTATATCCTACTTTAGGAGATCCTCAATTTCCTATGCTTTTTTCCTTTAGTGCGAGTCATTAGCAGGTTGGCGAGGTGAAGTCAAGAATTGGCCAGAAACTAAAACTAGATCAAACATCCTAAATTTCAAGAGATTGCCCACATAGAATTTAACTAGAATCAATAAGAAGTGCGCCAAATAGGATCATTTCCCTAATATCAAAATAAAGACCGGAGAAGATTCAAAATGCTATATTCAAGATACAGTAAACTCTAAAGAGAAACATAAATATTACAAAGACTGTTGGGGGACTGAAGAATCTACACGCAAGAATAAAATGTATCGAGTACTAGCTTGAAGCATGAAAACAAGATGAAGGAATAGAAGTTACATATGACCAAAAAACAAGACATCTGAGAAATAAAGGAAACAGTAAAGTTCGAGTCTTTTGGCCAATAACATAGAaatcaaatataataatttcaatTCTTCAGACCAAGTAACTAGTCAAACAGAAAAAGAGCTTACTCGAGCGATTTCTTGAAATGGGAATTTCTTGCAATTCTCGTCTCATGAACAAGTATTCACCCAACAATGCCATCACTGTCAGGCTTGTAATGTTCACAACCCACCATGTTATTGATGAGGGCCAACCTCCATAAATAGCGCAAATGAACAGGTGGACGATATAAAGGGTCGCAGAAAAATCCAGGCATTTCTTAGCCCTTTCAACTAAATAGAGTAAAAAACCAGCTCTGTTTCAATGAGATATAATGGATCAAGATTTTAACTTTCAGAATTATCATTGCAAGTCTAAGCTCTTCAAGCGAGGAAATGGACATCGGTATCAAAACCATGAAACTTTTGAAAACAACAACTACTCTACTCAATTTGAGTCACAATTCTCTAAAGTTGTCATTAATTATTCTATCCATGACATAACTGTAAAGCAAATGATCAACAGTCCCCCGTCCCCCAATTGTTGAATTTAAGTCATTGCTTTTTCAATTTCAAAACTAATGAGAAGAAGGACGTGGGGATGTCACGACGTAAAACGTGACATATTTTTGGTGTTGATGAACTAAAAACAAAACAGAGAGGAAGATACTTGAAGGGCTGAAAAGGAGAAATCAGATTCATTCAGTTGGTTcataaaaatggaaaataatcAAATCAACGCCATCACTAACTCACCAACCCTAGAAAGAATCAGTTAATCAGTAGGAGCAGAACAATACTAATTGAAAAGTTTCTTTTACAAAGACGTGCTATTTAAATATAGACGATGATATAATAAAGGATAGAGCACAATGACATAGGAGGATTCATATAGCTTAAAGACTTTGTCTTTTTTTTGTTGTCCGCTATACAAGGAttcatgaaaaagaaaataaaaagaacAGTAATCCGGTTTCTTGAAAATAACAAAACCTACAAATCCAAGTCCATAGAACTTGTAGCAACATTAGCAAATCTAATCAGGATAAAAGCTAAAGACTACAAACAACAATTGAGGTTCCTATCCACTCCGCACATTCTATTATATCACACAAATCCTTTCCTAATAATCTATCTTCAAGCATTGCATACTTCATGTTGCTATAAAAATATGAACAGATCATCAACGCCCTTGCAAAAATATCTGAAGAATTAGCGTAATTAACCCATCAAAACACAAAAACCCAGCACTCATATTGACATTATAGCACAACTTAAACACAACTTCCGATGAGCAAAACAGCCAATGTAATCTCAAGATCGGCCACATCAACAAAAATCAACAATAATTCATACTCACCCAGCAACAGAGCTGAGAAAAAAGGATGCCATAACACCCCAACCAGTAATTGTCGCAGAATTAACCGTAGCATAATCGAAGAAATACGCCAAACTCATCTTCGAGACCCGAGTCCCAACAAGAATTGACAATAATACTCCAAGGGTTAGATAGTGTAGGCACTGAAGTCACACAATTTGCGCCACTATTAGCCATGGATCCCACACTACCGCACCATAGAACATGGCTTTTTATTCAGTACGAGAAGAATCAAGGAAAAAAAAACCCAACTTTTGTCACTACGGGAAGAGGAATCGATGATTTTGGCATCAGAATCAGAGAGAGGGGCAAAATGTGGCGTGCGAGTGAAATGACATAAAATCGGAGGACTGAAAGTGATAATGTCGTTGTTGATGGAGGAGGGGCTTGCAATAAATAGATAATAAATATGACGTCATAATTTTACTATCTTTTTGAAATCATGAAATTTATTTATCGAAATAGGAAAGGAGATAAAATAGTATCAATGAGAACATAAATATAGTATTTGTTGTGAATAGTAGAGAATATAGAGAAGAGAGAATGATTTTTAGTGTACTTTATTCATCATTGGAGACCTCTATAGAGTATATTTACAGAACTTGAATAGgtaacaatatcaataatcatcTATAATATCTTTTCTATAACACTCCCCCTTAGATGATTATCGACTCATTAAATTACTTCTAAGAGATGTGGGAGTTCAAATGTTGCCTCGTTAAAACCTTGTCAGTAAAAACCCAATGGGAAAACCTGAACGAAGGAAAAAGAGTACAACAATAGATACTCCCCCTGATCTCAATCATCTGAGATCCTTCAACTGATGCATCCCTATCTTGTGCACCAATTTCTTGAATGTTGAAGTTGGTAATGCCTTTGTAAATAAGTCAGCTACATTGTCGCTTGAGCGAATTTGATGGACGTCAATATCACCATTTTCTTGAAGCTCATGTGTATAGAAAAACTTTGGTGAAATATGCTTTGTTCTATCACCTTTGATGTAGCCTCCTTTTAACTGCGCAATGCAAGCAGTATTATCTTCGAATATTACTGTTGGGTCATCTTTGGCTGTTGGGAGTCCACATGATTCTTGAATATGTTGTGTCATAGATCTCAACCACACACACTCCCGACTTGCTTCATGCATTGCAATGATCTCAGAGTGATTTGAAGACGTCGCTGTTAAGGACTGCTTCACCGACTTCCATGATATAGCAGTGTCTCCtcgtgtaaacacataacctgTCTGGGATTTAGCTTTATGTGGATCAGAAAGATATCCTGCATCTGCATATCCGACTAAAGGAGACTTTGATtttgtcgaataaaataatcccaTATCAATTGTACCCCAAAGGTAACGAAATATGTGTTTTACACCATTCCAATGTCTTCGGGTTGGACATGAGTTATATCTCGCTAAAAGATTAACAGAAAATGATATATCTGGGCGAGTACAATTTGCGAGATATGACAGTGCACcaatggcacttagatatggtacttctggaccaacgATTTCTTCTCCATTTTCAGGTGGTCGAAAAGGATATTTGTTAGCATCAAGTGATCGAACATACATGGGTGATGCTAATGGGTGTGCCTTGTCCATGTAAAAGcgctttaatattttttctgtatATGATGATTGATGAACAAATATTCCCTCTTGCAAATGTTCAATTTGCAATCCGAGACAAAATTTTGTCTTTCCTAAATCTTTCATCTCAAACTCATTTTTCAAGTAATTGGCAGTTTTAGTAAGCTCTTCTGGAGTGCCAATAAGATTTAGATCATCAATATATACTGCCACAATTGCAAAACCCTCATATGTTCTTTTTATAAAAGCGCATGGACAAATAGCATTATTTGTGTATCCTTCTTTTAACAAATATTCACTAAAACGATTGTAGCACATGCGACCAGATTGCTTTAATCCATATAAGGATTTATGCAGTTTTATTGATAACATAGCCTTGGGTGCTTCACCATTTTCTTTCGATAGTTGGAATCCTTCAGGcactttcatatatatatatcactatCATGTGAACCATAAAGATAAGCAGTTACAACATCCATAAGTCGCATATCAAGAGTTTCTGATACTGCTAAACTGATTAGGAATCGAAAAGTAGTGGCATCCATCACAGGTGAAtatgtttcctcatagtcaattccaGGTCTCTGCGAGAAACCTTGGGCTACGAGTCGGGCCTTGTATCTTAAAATTTCACCATTTTCATTCCTCTTTCGTACAAAAACCCATCTGTATCCTACTGGGATTACATTTTCAGGTGTTCGTACTACAGGTCCAAACActttaagtttttctagtgagtctaattcaGTTTGTATGGCCTTCTTCCATTTTGGTCAATCATCTCTTTGTTGACAATCCTTAACGGATTGTGGTTCTGGGTCTTCATCATGTATGATGTCAAGGGCGACATTTAGGGCAAAGATAGTGTCAAC contains:
- the LOC140829944 gene encoding protein FAR1-RELATED SEQUENCE 5-like, with product MTFRDHYESIRNAILHSSTDEEFESSWEAAMSNANLEQHDWLSLMFDLRHKWVPAYFNHVFSAGMSSSQRSESSHAFFKRYISSKNSLMDFIIRFNKALRHQRHNELVADHVDMNERPKLQSKWPMESQMVTVYTKKKWLEFLEEMSQSHGYYVQTESVGNEFGIYKVMNFQASSSSKPRVLTHVIQGDDILCSCMKFQFEGIPCRHMLAFFRINQVFHLPDKYILKRWTQAAKNVEFFPTDEPNVVEAPERCLMSRHLRLSYKASALVDIASLTVEGTNFLNAQFDYIGNKMKDLNMTTTVSGGSQCRRATDRAVDIVDPQKIRTKGCGKRLKSSKEKATTQGRKCRGCGRRGVQHDKRNCPNLQDGSTINNKNEEESSDDEDFGSIDGSNNWI
- the LOC140829943 gene encoding uncharacterized protein, producing MAGLQSFVKMANPTQQPASSVMIPVLVVLGVNSFSSSEALLALEIYGFCGLHESYSTVSIEHVVGRVRWDGVGTGVGTSGDGSGVGINGDGDGDGDADGDGDGVGTSGDGPGVGTSGDGAGVGTSGDGVGDGTEIGTSGDGAGVGINGDGDGDGDGDGEGVGTSGDGPGVGTSGDGAGVGTSGDGVGDGTGIGTSGDGAGVGINGDGDGNGVRTSGDGTGVGTSGNGDGDGVGDGFGVGTSGDESGDGNGVGTSGDGVGVGASGDGVKTSGDGTGVGVIGDGVGDGGRTGGGGGGKGP